The following coding sequences lie in one Myxococcus xanthus genomic window:
- a CDS encoding sulfate/molybdate ABC transporter ATP-binding protein: protein MSIVVEQLARRFNRNGSPAVSRVSFQAPEGAITSLLGPSGAGKSTLLRLIAGLEIPDEGRVLIDGVDCTQMPVQQRGVGVVFQSYALFKHLTVRQNVAFGLEVRRVPKAEREARVEEMLRMVQLEHLGGRYPGQLSGGQRQRVAFARALAIRPRVLLLDEPFGALDTRVREELREWLHALHERTRLTTLLVTHDQQEALEISQHVVVLSEGRVAQAGSPADIYDRPASPFVASFIGGASVLRGHVQAGRAAMGALSMAAPAAAREGEPVQAFVRPHDIKLAKVLAGASSASTATGRVERLKPVGGYVKVFLRLPSGDEVTVEVPRSEFDALGVAEGDSVRADVRSATVFVGDYSI from the coding sequence ATGAGCATCGTCGTCGAGCAGCTCGCCCGCCGGTTCAATCGGAATGGCAGTCCCGCCGTGTCCAGGGTGTCCTTCCAGGCCCCCGAGGGTGCCATCACATCGTTGCTGGGGCCGTCCGGCGCGGGCAAGTCCACGTTGCTGCGGCTCATCGCCGGGCTGGAGATTCCCGACGAAGGCCGTGTCCTCATTGACGGCGTGGACTGCACGCAGATGCCCGTGCAGCAGCGTGGCGTGGGGGTGGTCTTCCAGAGCTACGCGCTCTTCAAGCACCTCACGGTCCGGCAGAACGTGGCCTTTGGCCTGGAGGTCCGGCGCGTCCCCAAGGCGGAGCGCGAGGCCCGTGTGGAGGAGATGCTCCGCATGGTGCAACTGGAGCACCTGGGCGGCCGGTATCCCGGCCAGCTCTCCGGCGGGCAGCGACAGCGCGTGGCCTTCGCGCGCGCCCTGGCCATTCGTCCTCGCGTGCTGCTGTTGGACGAGCCCTTCGGCGCGCTGGACACGCGGGTGCGCGAGGAGCTCCGGGAATGGCTCCATGCCCTGCACGAGCGCACGCGGCTGACGACGCTGTTGGTGACGCACGACCAGCAGGAGGCCCTGGAGATTTCCCAGCACGTGGTGGTGCTGAGCGAGGGGCGCGTTGCCCAGGCGGGCTCTCCCGCGGACATCTACGACCGGCCCGCGTCTCCCTTCGTCGCCTCGTTCATCGGAGGCGCCAGTGTGCTGCGTGGCCATGTCCAGGCGGGCAGGGCGGCCATGGGGGCGCTGTCCATGGCGGCTCCCGCCGCCGCGCGCGAGGGCGAACCGGTGCAGGCCTTTGTCCGTCCGCATGACATCAAACTGGCGAAGGTGCTCGCGGGCGCATCGAGCGCATCCACCGCCACCGGCCGCGTCGAGCGGCTCAAACCGGTGGGAGGCTACGTGAAGGTGTTCCTCCGTCTACCGAGCGGGGACGAAGTCACGGTGGAGGTGCCGCGCTCGGAGTTCGACGCGCTGGGCGTAGCGGAGGGGGACTCCGTGCGCGCCGATGTCCGGTCCGCCACCGTCTTCGTGGGGGACTACTCTATTTAG
- the cysW gene encoding sulfate ABC transporter permease subunit CysW, translated as MYPSTLVLRRSARSLSGPAFVRWGLIGAAVLLLGVFLIVPLVAVFTFAFQKGWEAYVSALTHPTALAAMRLTLLAALIAVPFNLVFGLAASWLIARFQFRGRSLLMTLIDLPFSVSPVIAGLIFVLLFGRQGWLGPWLLDHDVRVIFAVPGIVLATVFVTFPFVAREVLPVMEAQGSDEEEAALTLGASGWRTFLTVTLPKVKWGVLYGVILCNARAMGEFGAVSVVSGHVRGVTTTLPLHAEILYNEYDLAGAFAVASLLTLLALVTLVVKKFVEWRSPPS; from the coding sequence ATGTATCCGTCCACCCTTGTCTTGCGCCGAAGCGCGCGCAGCCTGAGCGGCCCGGCGTTCGTCCGTTGGGGGCTCATCGGCGCGGCGGTGCTGCTGCTGGGCGTCTTCCTCATCGTCCCGCTGGTGGCCGTCTTCACCTTCGCCTTCCAGAAGGGCTGGGAGGCCTACGTCTCCGCCCTGACGCACCCGACGGCGCTGGCGGCCATGCGGCTGACGCTGCTGGCCGCGCTCATCGCCGTGCCCTTCAACCTCGTCTTCGGCCTGGCCGCGTCGTGGCTCATCGCGCGGTTCCAGTTTCGGGGACGCTCGTTGTTGATGACGCTCATCGACCTGCCCTTCAGCGTGTCGCCCGTCATCGCGGGGCTCATCTTCGTGCTGCTCTTCGGCCGGCAGGGCTGGCTGGGGCCGTGGCTTCTGGACCACGACGTGCGCGTCATCTTCGCCGTGCCCGGCATCGTCCTGGCCACGGTGTTCGTCACCTTCCCCTTCGTCGCGCGCGAGGTCCTACCCGTGATGGAGGCCCAGGGCAGCGACGAGGAAGAGGCGGCGCTGACGCTGGGCGCGAGCGGCTGGCGCACCTTCCTGACTGTCACGTTGCCGAAGGTGAAGTGGGGCGTGCTGTACGGCGTCATCCTCTGCAACGCGCGAGCAATGGGGGAGTTCGGCGCCGTGTCCGTGGTGTCCGGCCACGTGCGTGGAGTGACGACGACGCTGCCGCTGCACGCGGAGATTCTCTACAACGAGTACGACCTGGCCGGCGCGTTCGCCGTGGCGTCGCTGCTGACGCTGCTCGCGCTCGTGACGTTGGTGGTGAAGAAGTTCGTGGAGTGGAGGAGTCCGCCGTCATGA
- the cysT gene encoding sulfate ABC transporter permease subunit CysT — MSRPTRHRVLPGFRLSLGFSWFYLGLIVLIPLSSLFLRTFSLSWEEFWGTVTTPRALAAYRLSFGASLAAALANVVFGLLVAWVLVRYRFPGRDVLESLVDLPFALPTAVAGLTLTTLFSSKGWYGQYLEALGLKVAYTSVGVAIALTFIGLPFVVRTVQPVLEDIDVDVEEAAATLGASPWQTFRRVLFPALFPALLSGFTLAFARALGEYGSVVFISGNMPLRTEIVPLLIITRLEQYDYAGATAIAIVMLGASFSLLLAVNLLHRWSQRRLEARPGA; from the coding sequence ATGTCCCGTCCTACTCGCCACCGGGTGCTCCCGGGGTTCCGCCTGTCGCTGGGCTTCAGTTGGTTCTACCTGGGCCTCATCGTCCTCATTCCGCTCTCCAGCCTCTTCCTGCGGACCTTCTCCCTGAGCTGGGAGGAGTTCTGGGGCACCGTGACGACGCCGCGCGCGCTTGCCGCGTACCGGCTCAGCTTCGGGGCCTCGCTGGCCGCCGCGCTCGCCAACGTCGTCTTCGGCCTGCTGGTGGCCTGGGTGCTGGTGCGCTACCGCTTCCCCGGCCGCGACGTGTTGGAGTCCCTGGTGGACCTGCCCTTCGCGCTGCCCACCGCCGTGGCCGGGCTCACGCTCACGACGTTGTTCTCCTCGAAGGGGTGGTACGGCCAGTACCTCGAAGCGCTGGGCCTCAAGGTGGCCTACACGTCGGTGGGCGTGGCCATCGCGCTGACGTTCATCGGGTTGCCCTTCGTGGTGCGCACCGTGCAACCCGTGCTGGAGGACATTGACGTGGACGTGGAGGAGGCCGCGGCCACGTTGGGCGCCTCTCCGTGGCAGACCTTCCGGCGCGTCCTCTTTCCCGCGCTCTTCCCCGCGCTGCTCAGCGGCTTCACGCTGGCCTTCGCCCGCGCGCTGGGTGAGTACGGCTCCGTCGTCTTCATCTCCGGCAACATGCCGCTGCGCACGGAGATTGTCCCGCTGCTCATCATCACCCGGCTGGAGCAGTACGACTACGCGGGGGCGACGGCCATCGCCATCGTCATGCTGGGGGCGTCGTTCTCTCTGCTGCTGGCCGTCAACCTGCTCCATCGCTGGAGCCAGCGTCGGCTGGAAGCCCGGCCGGGAGCGTGA
- a CDS encoding sulfate ABC transporter substrate-binding protein translates to MPLALLLSVAGCSRSSGDAPPDGMVTLLNVSYDPTRELYEDLNAAFAKHWAATRGQQVSIQQSHGGSGKQARSVIEGLRADVVTLALAYDVDMLHEKAQLLPADWQARLPHNSAPYTSTIVFVVRQGNPKAIRDWDDLVREDVTVITPNPKTSGGARWNYLAAWGQALRVEGGSEARAQAYVEKLFRNVPVLDSGARGATTTFAERGLGDVLLAWENEAFLLTREVGQARFEVVIPSVSILAEPPVAVVDHNVDRKGTRAVAEAYLAYLYSDEGQETAARHHFRPRSEVVAARHASDFPGLKRLTLAEVAGDWRRAQATHFADGGLFDRIYAPRAD, encoded by the coding sequence ATGCCGTTGGCCCTGCTGCTGTCCGTGGCGGGCTGTTCGCGCTCCTCCGGTGATGCGCCACCCGACGGGATGGTGACGTTGCTCAACGTCTCCTATGACCCCACGCGGGAGCTCTACGAGGACCTCAACGCGGCCTTCGCGAAGCACTGGGCGGCCACGCGTGGCCAGCAGGTGTCCATCCAGCAGTCCCACGGGGGCTCCGGCAAGCAGGCCCGGTCCGTCATCGAAGGATTGCGGGCGGACGTGGTGACGCTGGCGCTCGCGTACGACGTGGACATGCTGCACGAGAAGGCGCAGCTCCTTCCGGCGGACTGGCAGGCACGGCTGCCCCACAACAGCGCGCCGTATACGTCCACCATCGTCTTCGTGGTGCGCCAGGGCAATCCAAAGGCCATCCGTGACTGGGACGACCTGGTGCGCGAGGACGTCACTGTCATCACCCCGAACCCGAAGACGTCGGGCGGCGCGCGGTGGAACTACCTGGCCGCGTGGGGACAGGCGCTGAGAGTCGAGGGCGGTAGCGAGGCCCGGGCCCAGGCGTACGTGGAGAAGCTGTTCCGCAACGTGCCGGTGCTCGACTCGGGCGCGAGGGGCGCCACCACCACCTTCGCCGAGCGGGGCCTGGGGGACGTGCTCCTCGCATGGGAGAACGAGGCCTTCCTCCTCACCCGCGAGGTGGGGCAGGCGCGCTTCGAGGTCGTCATTCCCTCGGTGAGCATCCTCGCCGAGCCGCCCGTCGCCGTGGTGGACCACAACGTGGACCGCAAGGGCACCCGGGCCGTGGCGGAGGCGTACCTGGCGTACCTCTATTCGGACGAGGGCCAGGAGACCGCGGCGCGGCACCACTTCCGGCCGCGCTCGGAGGTCGTGGCCGCGAGGCATGCGTCCGACTTCCCCGGCCTGAAGCGCCTCACGCTGGCGGAAGTCGCGGGCGACTGGCGGCGGGCGCAGGCCACGCACTTCGCCGACGGCGGCCTCTTCGACCGCATCTACGCGCCCCGCGCGGACTGA
- a CDS encoding AAA family ATPase, whose translation MNFRFQCWLQRHVSGRVTLTPLALRRLAVHADSLEAATEELTLALDDQLSRVHPRRVPEFIAPTGGTLETVELPGIPVWGAEENHFAPLTLSAVVAPTLNAFLGLHAPRLNSHHWFQGKTLPAEAQELLGDRLEGMSDAERLALRPDGTESLLEIEVRATPGALSDLTPRELHRDIRPPPRPPDAPADPEDDAREDDEDEDTEALDLDSWEPRRRTAHRGPGEPPAKPPPTPTLDSVGVAWHRLAQEGQLDAAYEQDALVTLLRTRLAAKDAEPVVLVGPSGVGKTSVLHALAQSLRAPTATEAERARPFYFLDGSRLIAGEGFFGDWQQQVLRAFREATEARALLSLGHAVELLDAGKSAHSDQNVAQLLLPLLAARDVTVVAEATEETWAQVEQRNTSFARLFSVVRVAEPTADALGRIVAKVAEDDASATAMQVQPDALDEARFLCRRFLPYGAQVGNTVAFVRRLLASCAQASRSSVTRLEAIRQFASESGIPEHLLRDDQPLASAHVRDFLASRVMGQDAAVERAASVVSVLKAGMSDVRRPLGVLLFVGPTGVGKTELSKALAELLFGAKERMVRLDMGEYAGPDALLRLMGDGETPGYLTSEVRRQPFCVVLLDEVEKAHPAVHDALLGVLGEGRLTDTSGRFTDFRNALIILTSNLGADTLRARVGFDASGGAPDMASLRAHYLSEVQRFFRPEMFNRMDDVVVFSPLSAPLLRRLVVRELEAVCRRPGLSLHDALLEVTPAAQDWLALRGFDARYGARPLKRALERELVVPVADWLAAHPRMGPASLTVDAGTTGLELRAESLGGAAEGGGREAIERILEEAATVRAEVQRWSRCAPMHSLRRVLAVFDKVSRHTAYWEERALAEENSRKSSEARALEQSLRECAQQAEAIEDLLFEAHLSRTVDQVESLSREVSQVKAAFARIRQRIYSSLFPPSQGATLYLVPGRGAWRQARMLATAYEGWAQKESMEKRRGLLAVPERKAGEKAHRTPPPPQWRWANDEDFDKLVVQPVAYAIQVKGGPHALLLAGEHGLHRFIEGSQISMVHAYFEPRPLSLFDLSSRETLQKQLPKNEVRQVRLSGSGSGQGMLTDLRTGVQQRFGLDGPDLEPLLEPWMQWRVFNNRDED comes from the coding sequence ATGAACTTCCGATTTCAATGCTGGTTGCAGCGGCACGTCAGCGGCCGGGTGACGCTCACGCCGCTGGCGCTGCGCCGTCTCGCGGTGCACGCGGACTCGCTGGAGGCCGCCACCGAGGAGCTGACGCTCGCGCTGGATGACCAACTCTCCCGCGTCCACCCGCGGCGCGTGCCGGAGTTCATCGCCCCCACCGGAGGGACGCTCGAAACGGTGGAGCTGCCCGGGATTCCCGTCTGGGGCGCCGAGGAGAATCACTTCGCGCCGCTGACGCTGTCCGCCGTGGTGGCCCCCACGCTCAATGCCTTCCTGGGCCTCCACGCGCCACGCCTCAACAGCCACCACTGGTTCCAGGGCAAGACACTCCCCGCCGAGGCCCAGGAGTTGCTGGGAGACCGACTGGAGGGAATGTCGGACGCGGAGCGCCTTGCCCTGCGCCCCGATGGCACCGAGTCCCTGCTGGAAATCGAAGTACGGGCCACCCCTGGGGCCCTGTCGGACCTCACGCCTCGCGAGCTGCACCGGGACATCCGTCCACCGCCGCGCCCACCGGACGCGCCCGCCGACCCGGAGGACGACGCGCGGGAAGACGACGAGGACGAAGACACGGAGGCGCTGGACCTGGATAGCTGGGAGCCACGCCGCCGCACCGCGCATCGGGGCCCGGGTGAGCCGCCCGCGAAGCCGCCGCCCACGCCCACCCTGGACAGCGTTGGCGTGGCCTGGCACCGGCTCGCGCAGGAAGGGCAGCTCGACGCGGCCTACGAGCAGGATGCGCTGGTCACCCTGCTCCGGACCCGGCTCGCGGCCAAGGACGCCGAACCCGTGGTCCTGGTGGGGCCTTCGGGCGTGGGCAAGACGTCGGTGCTCCACGCGCTCGCCCAGTCGCTGCGCGCCCCCACCGCCACCGAGGCCGAGCGCGCCCGCCCGTTCTACTTCCTCGACGGAAGTCGGCTCATCGCGGGCGAGGGCTTCTTCGGAGACTGGCAGCAGCAAGTGCTGCGCGCCTTCCGTGAGGCCACCGAGGCCCGGGCCCTGCTGTCCCTGGGCCATGCCGTGGAGCTCCTCGACGCGGGCAAGAGCGCCCACAGTGACCAGAACGTGGCCCAGTTGCTGCTCCCACTCCTCGCGGCGCGTGATGTGACTGTCGTGGCCGAGGCCACGGAGGAGACCTGGGCCCAGGTGGAGCAGCGCAACACCAGCTTCGCCCGGCTCTTCTCGGTGGTGCGCGTCGCGGAGCCCACGGCCGACGCGCTCGGCCGCATTGTCGCCAAGGTGGCAGAGGATGACGCCTCGGCCACCGCGATGCAGGTCCAGCCCGACGCGCTCGACGAGGCGCGCTTCCTGTGCCGCCGCTTCCTGCCCTACGGCGCCCAGGTGGGCAACACCGTGGCCTTCGTGCGCCGGCTGCTGGCGTCGTGTGCCCAAGCCTCGCGATCCTCCGTCACCCGGCTGGAGGCCATCCGCCAGTTCGCCTCGGAGTCCGGCATCCCCGAGCACCTGCTCCGGGACGACCAGCCGCTGGCGTCCGCACACGTGCGCGACTTCCTGGCCTCGCGGGTGATGGGCCAGGACGCCGCCGTGGAGCGCGCGGCGTCGGTGGTATCCGTCCTCAAGGCCGGCATGTCCGACGTGCGGCGCCCGCTGGGGGTGCTGCTCTTCGTGGGCCCCACCGGCGTGGGCAAGACGGAGCTGTCCAAGGCGCTGGCGGAGCTGCTCTTCGGTGCGAAGGAGCGCATGGTCCGCCTGGACATGGGTGAGTACGCCGGTCCGGACGCCCTGCTGCGGTTGATGGGAGACGGGGAGACGCCGGGCTACCTCACCTCGGAGGTGCGCCGGCAGCCCTTCTGCGTGGTGCTGCTGGACGAGGTGGAGAAGGCCCACCCCGCCGTTCACGATGCGCTGCTGGGCGTCTTGGGCGAAGGCCGCCTCACCGATACCTCAGGGCGCTTCACCGACTTCCGCAACGCCCTCATCATCCTCACCAGCAACCTGGGCGCGGACACCCTGCGCGCCCGCGTGGGCTTCGATGCGTCGGGCGGTGCCCCGGACATGGCCTCCCTGCGCGCGCACTACCTCTCCGAGGTGCAGCGCTTCTTCCGTCCGGAGATGTTCAACCGCATGGACGACGTAGTCGTCTTCTCGCCGCTGTCCGCCCCGCTGCTGCGCCGGCTGGTGGTCCGCGAACTCGAAGCCGTGTGCCGCCGTCCTGGCCTCTCACTCCACGATGCCCTGCTGGAGGTCACCCCCGCCGCCCAGGACTGGCTGGCCCTGCGCGGCTTCGACGCGCGCTATGGCGCCCGTCCCTTGAAGCGCGCGCTGGAGCGCGAGCTGGTGGTCCCCGTGGCGGACTGGCTCGCGGCGCATCCCCGCATGGGGCCGGCGAGCCTCACGGTGGACGCGGGCACCACGGGACTCGAACTGCGCGCCGAGTCCCTGGGCGGCGCCGCCGAGGGCGGGGGCCGGGAGGCCATCGAGCGGATCCTCGAGGAAGCGGCCACCGTGCGCGCGGAGGTCCAGCGTTGGAGCCGCTGCGCGCCCATGCACTCCCTGCGCCGCGTCCTGGCCGTCTTCGACAAGGTCTCCCGGCACACCGCGTATTGGGAGGAGCGGGCCCTGGCCGAAGAAAACTCGCGCAAGTCGTCGGAGGCGCGAGCGCTGGAACAGTCGCTTCGGGAGTGCGCCCAGCAGGCGGAGGCCATCGAGGACCTGCTCTTCGAGGCCCACCTGTCCAGGACCGTGGATCAGGTGGAGTCCCTGAGCCGCGAGGTAAGCCAGGTGAAGGCGGCCTTCGCGCGCATCCGGCAACGCATCTACTCCTCCCTCTTTCCCCCGTCACAGGGCGCGACCCTCTACCTAGTGCCAGGTCGCGGCGCGTGGAGGCAGGCACGCATGCTCGCCACGGCTTATGAGGGGTGGGCCCAGAAAGAGTCCATGGAGAAGCGGCGAGGACTGCTCGCCGTCCCCGAGCGCAAGGCCGGCGAGAAGGCTCATCGCACCCCTCCGCCGCCGCAATGGCGGTGGGCCAACGATGAGGACTTCGACAAGCTCGTCGTACAGCCGGTCGCCTATGCGATTCAGGTCAAGGGCGGCCCCCACGCTCTGCTGCTCGCTGGCGAGCACGGCCTGCATCGCTTCATCGAAGGCAGTCAGATTTCGATGGTGCATGCGTACTTCGAGCCGCGGCCCCTCTCGCTGTTCGACCTCTCCTCGCGGGAGACGTTGCAGAAGCAGCTGCCGAAAAACGAGGTCCGCCAGGTGCGCCTGTCGGGCAGCGGTTCCGGCCAGGGGATGCTGACGGACCTTCGCACCGGGGTGCAGCAGCGCTTCGGTCTGGACGGGCCTGACCTGGAGCCCCTGCTGGAACCCTGGATGCAGTGGCGCGTCTTCAACAACCGGGACGAGGACTGA
- a CDS encoding AAA family ATPase: protein MDLKLPFVVAPLSGRLVEAWVPAFFPALHKAGPSLSMLRDELALGVMERFERESPSQVAQYQLPPHFALKRVTVDAEGRDREKNRRVVLQGTMSVLLEKWPRDTFWVVTPTRLPAARFALNQPADLPQALARRLVAWCLEHNLDSLDAHWTQGREQLELLEVDAYAPSVLPRTPPRPAQPARRRRTKNPEKEDTAPETPEQREQRRNRRRLTLVELRAVARNLSHGARDGTLERCFGREALVRELVEALEGREGSALVLVGPPGAGKTALIHEAVSRLTARQDAAGVRRDVWRVDGNQFIAGMMYVGQWEARARGVVKELMEVGDLLYVDDLASLVYAGRTRNERTNVAQFLEPHMARGELTVLAESTPERFERVREEAPTLASLFRVIHVPALDARATLPALLGTVRELEAESTDSAVRLSPLALETLLSLQERFVSHEAFPGKAVRLLRRVMARQGVSTSGTRRFSSGDVIDAMREQTGLPDFILGSAQPKKREALTWEMQRQVAGQPEAVEAVVDAILTLQSALQPSDKPLATYLFVGPTGVGKTETAKALARTLFGGEQRLIRFDMSEFVTSSSITRLLGRPGAPDGELTTALRTQPFCVVLFDEVEKAHPRVFDALLQFLGEGRLTDGAGRTVDARQSVVVLTSNLGVREAATHTGFHRTADSAEAHYLSAVRAWFRPEFFNRLDRVVPFRPLTPAALRVVVDHALEGLLSRHGIRQGNVLVEVEPRLLDLLVEEAYDPRFGARPLKRALEKRLTLPLAHHLVRRSADDLARVELLREGNDMRVSVELLVNAPAWAPERPASAWSLAEVSRLLEETSSRLAALMTTKEVPEAGELAERLHRLALEATDIRDYELVPRDFQDAPSPESTVKQMLTSHSSHVGHLGLRQRPAYEERPLHVSNEEQLRRAQPRVLALRDETAWVEHQLTHLARGTDVVTVLVEGLGDATPSAVWTVAHSLPSALGETAMYLEAVHADGRTEWFRSGDERSEDLVLRRVAVRMSAIGLREVLAPLRGYALVDLVHGDGPRQVLVRLEHLSEDVGSLEDVPRVMAAWDEAVVREREARRSGAASVGAASHVILRGREGVTTGRPHDSTELTHVANGRRPREALAWAARVLREPSQGHD, encoded by the coding sequence ATGGACCTGAAGCTTCCCTTCGTGGTGGCCCCGCTCAGCGGCCGGCTCGTCGAGGCCTGGGTGCCCGCCTTCTTCCCAGCGCTACACAAGGCGGGGCCCAGCCTCTCCATGCTGCGAGACGAACTCGCGCTCGGCGTCATGGAGCGCTTCGAGCGCGAGTCGCCCTCCCAGGTGGCGCAGTATCAGCTCCCACCCCACTTCGCCCTGAAGCGCGTCACCGTCGATGCGGAAGGGAGGGACCGGGAGAAGAACCGGCGCGTCGTCCTCCAGGGCACCATGTCCGTGCTGCTGGAGAAGTGGCCCCGTGACACCTTCTGGGTCGTCACCCCCACCCGGCTCCCCGCCGCGCGCTTCGCGCTGAATCAGCCCGCGGACCTGCCCCAGGCGCTCGCGCGACGGCTGGTGGCATGGTGTCTGGAACACAACCTGGACTCCCTGGACGCGCACTGGACCCAGGGCCGGGAGCAACTGGAGCTCCTGGAGGTGGATGCCTATGCTCCCTCCGTCCTCCCACGCACGCCGCCGCGACCGGCTCAGCCCGCGCGACGCCGCCGGACGAAGAACCCGGAAAAGGAAGACACCGCGCCCGAAACGCCGGAGCAGCGGGAGCAACGCCGCAACCGGCGGCGCCTCACCTTGGTGGAGCTCCGGGCCGTGGCACGCAACCTGAGCCACGGTGCCCGAGACGGCACGCTGGAGCGCTGCTTCGGCCGGGAGGCGCTGGTTCGCGAGCTCGTGGAGGCGCTCGAAGGCCGCGAAGGATCCGCGCTGGTGCTGGTGGGTCCACCTGGCGCGGGCAAGACGGCCCTGATTCATGAAGCGGTGAGCCGGCTCACCGCCCGGCAGGACGCCGCGGGCGTGCGTCGCGACGTGTGGCGCGTGGACGGCAACCAGTTCATCGCCGGCATGATGTACGTGGGCCAGTGGGAGGCCCGCGCGCGGGGCGTGGTGAAGGAGCTGATGGAGGTCGGCGACCTGCTCTACGTGGACGACCTGGCCTCGCTCGTCTACGCGGGCCGCACGCGCAATGAGCGCACCAACGTCGCGCAGTTCCTGGAGCCTCACATGGCCCGGGGCGAGCTCACGGTGCTCGCCGAGTCCACGCCCGAGCGCTTCGAGCGCGTGCGGGAAGAAGCCCCAACCCTCGCCTCGCTCTTCCGGGTCATCCACGTCCCCGCACTGGATGCGCGTGCCACGCTGCCCGCGCTCCTCGGCACCGTGCGAGAATTGGAGGCGGAAAGCACGGACAGCGCGGTCCGGCTCTCGCCGCTGGCGCTGGAGACCCTGCTCTCCTTGCAGGAGCGCTTCGTGTCGCACGAGGCGTTCCCGGGCAAGGCCGTCCGCCTGCTCCGCCGGGTCATGGCCCGACAGGGCGTCAGCACCTCGGGCACCCGGCGCTTTTCGTCGGGGGACGTCATCGACGCGATGCGGGAGCAGACGGGCCTACCGGACTTCATTCTGGGCAGCGCCCAGCCGAAGAAGCGCGAAGCGCTGACGTGGGAGATGCAGCGGCAGGTGGCGGGCCAGCCCGAAGCCGTGGAAGCCGTGGTGGACGCCATCCTCACGTTGCAGTCCGCGCTCCAGCCGTCCGACAAGCCCCTGGCCACCTACCTCTTCGTGGGTCCCACGGGCGTGGGCAAGACGGAGACGGCGAAGGCGCTCGCGCGGACGCTCTTCGGCGGAGAGCAGCGGCTCATCCGCTTCGACATGTCGGAGTTCGTCACGTCCTCCAGCATCACCCGGCTGCTCGGGCGGCCCGGCGCGCCTGACGGTGAGCTGACCACCGCGCTGCGCACCCAGCCCTTCTGCGTGGTGCTGTTCGACGAGGTAGAGAAGGCCCATCCCCGCGTGTTCGACGCCCTCCTCCAGTTCCTTGGTGAGGGACGGCTGACGGACGGAGCGGGACGCACGGTGGATGCCCGGCAGTCCGTCGTCGTGCTCACGAGCAACCTCGGCGTGCGCGAGGCCGCCACCCACACCGGCTTCCACCGCACCGCGGACAGCGCGGAGGCGCACTACCTCTCAGCCGTGCGTGCCTGGTTCCGCCCGGAGTTCTTCAACCGGCTGGACCGGGTGGTGCCCTTCCGTCCGCTCACGCCCGCCGCGCTGCGCGTGGTGGTGGACCACGCGCTCGAAGGCCTGCTGTCGCGCCATGGCATCCGGCAGGGCAACGTGCTGGTGGAGGTCGAGCCGCGCCTGCTGGACCTGCTGGTGGAGGAGGCCTACGACCCACGCTTCGGAGCCCGCCCCCTCAAGCGCGCCCTGGAGAAGCGCCTCACGTTGCCCCTGGCTCACCACCTGGTGCGGCGGAGCGCGGACGACCTGGCGCGCGTGGAGCTGCTGCGGGAGGGCAACGACATGCGCGTGTCGGTGGAGCTGCTGGTCAACGCCCCTGCGTGGGCACCCGAGCGGCCGGCCTCTGCATGGAGCCTGGCGGAGGTTTCCCGCCTGCTCGAGGAGACCAGCTCGCGGCTGGCGGCGTTGATGACGACGAAGGAGGTGCCCGAGGCGGGAGAACTGGCGGAGCGACTGCATCGGCTGGCACTCGAGGCCACGGACATCCGCGACTACGAGCTGGTCCCGCGCGACTTCCAGGACGCGCCGTCGCCTGAGTCCACCGTGAAGCAGATGCTGACTTCGCACTCGAGTCATGTGGGCCACCTGGGCCTGCGGCAGCGCCCTGCGTATGAGGAGCGCCCGCTGCACGTCTCGAACGAAGAACAGCTCCGCCGCGCACAGCCCCGCGTGTTGGCCCTTCGCGACGAGACCGCCTGGGTCGAACATCAGCTCACGCACCTGGCACGGGGGACGGACGTCGTGACGGTGTTGGTGGAGGGGCTCGGCGACGCGACGCCATCCGCGGTGTGGACCGTGGCCCACTCCCTCCCCAGCGCGCTCGGGGAGACGGCGATGTACCTGGAAGCCGTCCATGCCGACGGGCGCACCGAGTGGTTCCGCTCCGGAGACGAGCGGTCCGAGGACCTGGTGCTTCGGCGTGTCGCCGTGCGGATGTCGGCCATCGGCCTGCGTGAGGTGCTGGCGCCCCTTCGAGGCTATGCGCTGGTGGACCTCGTCCATGGCGATGGGCCGCGCCAGGTCCTGGTCCGCCTGGAGCACCTGTCCGAAGACGTGGGGAGTCTCGAGGACGTGCCGCGCGTGATGGCGGCATGGGATGAGGCAGTCGTCCGCGAACGCGAAGCCCGTCGGAGCGGCGCCGCGTCAGTGGGCGCGGCCAGCCACGTCATCCTGCGTGGCCGCGAGGGTGTCACGACTGGACGGCCCCACGACTCGACCGAACTCACGCACGTCGCGAACGGACGCCGCCCCAGGGAGGCGCTCGCATGGGCCGCGAGGGTGCTCCGGGAACCCAGCCAGGGACACGACTGA